In Phormidium yuhuli AB48, one genomic interval encodes:
- a CDS encoding sensor histidine kinase codes for MTKIEPKIDRILAVDDSPDNLFLVQAILEDEGYIIDLADDGFAALEQIERNPPDLILLDVMMPNLDGYEVTRRVRTQSDLPYIPILLITAHEGSSVVKGLDVGADDFIRKPVEMEELQARVRSLLRLKHTIDERDRMAREREDFVSRLTHDLRTPLVAADRMLNLMQSQAFGEISQSMDEAIATMIRSNNNLLDMVNLLLEVYRYEAGRKQLTFAPFNLCETLNEILDELSPIAQDKQLEVVRDFQGEICEIVGDRLELYRVFINLIGNAIKFTDQGKIEVRLSRPVSSHDSLMLEVEDTGIGIEQSDRANLFTRFRQGDHKRSGSGLGLHLCQRIIDAHQGEIDVRSKVGEGSLFRIKLPLHINGMSG; via the coding sequence ATGACAAAAATTGAACCCAAAATTGACCGAATCTTAGCTGTTGATGATTCTCCGGATAATTTGTTTTTAGTGCAAGCTATCCTGGAAGATGAGGGGTATATCATCGATTTGGCCGATGATGGATTTGCCGCCCTCGAACAAATTGAACGGAATCCCCCAGATTTGATTCTTTTGGATGTGATGATGCCGAATCTAGATGGCTATGAGGTGACTCGGCGGGTTCGCACTCAGAGTGATCTGCCTTATATTCCCATTTTGTTGATTACCGCTCATGAAGGCTCTAGCGTGGTGAAGGGCCTGGATGTGGGAGCGGATGACTTTATCCGTAAGCCGGTGGAGATGGAGGAGTTACAGGCGCGGGTGCGATCGCTACTGCGCTTGAAACATACCATTGATGAGCGCGATCGCATGGCCCGGGAACGGGAGGATTTTGTCTCGCGACTGACTCATGATTTACGAACTCCCCTAGTCGCGGCGGATCGAATGCTCAATTTGATGCAATCTCAAGCGTTTGGGGAAATTTCTCAGTCGATGGATGAGGCGATCGCTACCATGATTCGCAGTAATAATAATCTGCTGGATATGGTAAATTTACTGTTAGAAGTCTATCGCTATGAGGCGGGGCGTAAACAGTTAACCTTTGCACCCTTCAATCTCTGCGAAACTCTCAATGAGATTCTCGACGAACTCTCACCCATTGCTCAGGATAAGCAGTTGGAAGTGGTTCGAGATTTTCAGGGAGAAATTTGTGAGATTGTGGGCGATCGCCTAGAGTTGTACCGTGTATTTATTAACCTCATTGGTAATGCCATTAAGTTTACCGATCAGGGTAAAATTGAAGTCCGCTTGTCTCGGCCCGTCAGTTCTCATGATTCCCTGATGTTGGAAGTTGAAGATACCGGAATTGGTATTGAGCAAAGCGATCGCGCTAATCTCTTTACTCGCTTTCGCCAAGGGGATCACAAACGCTCTGGGAGCGGTTTAGGCTTGCATCTGTGTCAGCGTATTATTGACGCTCACCAAGGCGAGATTGATGTGCGTTCAAAAGTGGGAGAAGGAAGCCTCTTCCGCATTAAATTACCGTTGCATATCAACGGAATGTCTGGATAA
- a CDS encoding tetratricopeptide repeat protein has protein sequence MFKLNQLVRIAVFGAIAASLTLGGRSALGSSEVEFTPPTYEQHPIPSDLNTAEDWEMVGRDAAAVGDYHNAVFAFDKAIDLALGNDPELFELRGWTQYLQQDYDAAIADLASAVELYRQWERHEDYRNAQQMRDYVVTRQSQQQLSRHSVDMQR, from the coding sequence ATGTTTAAATTGAACCAGCTTGTTCGGATTGCTGTTTTCGGGGCGATCGCCGCCTCCTTAACGTTGGGTGGACGGTCAGCTCTGGGCAGTTCTGAGGTGGAGTTTACCCCCCCAACCTATGAGCAACATCCCATTCCCTCGGACCTCAACACCGCAGAAGACTGGGAAATGGTTGGGCGAGATGCCGCAGCGGTGGGAGACTATCATAATGCCGTGTTTGCGTTTGATAAGGCTATTGATTTGGCCTTAGGGAATGATCCGGAACTGTTTGAGTTACGGGGTTGGACTCAGTATTTACAACAAGATTATGATGCGGCCATCGCTGATTTGGCGTCGGCGGTAGAACTCTACCGCCAATGGGAACGTCATGAGGATTACCGTAATGCTCAGCAAATGCGTGACTACGTGGTAACTCGTCAGTCTCAACAGCAATTATCCAGACATTCCGTTGATATGCAACGGTAA
- a CDS encoding iron ABC transporter permease, with protein MKTIVSLGRRVGVSWSIVLLFLLILYGSLAMGSVEIPAGDLLRIFLGHPPQDPTWTTIVLSFRLPKAVTAMVAGLALSVAGLQMQVLFGNPLAGPFVLGISSGASLGVALVVLLGQVGPWSRVLAASLGAALVLGLVMLIAGKVRNRERLLLLGLMFGYGVNSLVTILLHFSSRERIQAYLTWTFGSFAGIPWERMTLFVGVVLLGLLLALGLAKSLSLLLLGDMAAIGLGLRLQQVQWLTLVSTAILAGTVTAFCGPIAFLGVAVPHLARSLWNTSNLLRLLPAVMLLGAMLALLADWLAQVPGQDIVLPLNAVMAMIGAPIVIHAILQRGGNLG; from the coding sequence ATGAAGACAATTGTGAGTCTTGGACGACGAGTGGGAGTGAGTTGGAGCATTGTCCTGCTATTTTTACTCATTCTTTATGGCAGTTTAGCGATGGGGTCTGTGGAGATTCCAGCGGGGGATTTGCTGCGGATTTTCTTAGGTCACCCCCCCCAAGACCCCACTTGGACCACGATTGTCCTCAGCTTTCGTCTCCCAAAAGCGGTGACGGCTATGGTGGCGGGCCTGGCCTTGTCGGTGGCGGGGTTGCAAATGCAGGTTCTGTTCGGAAATCCTCTGGCGGGGCCGTTTGTGTTGGGAATTAGTTCGGGGGCTAGTTTAGGAGTGGCCCTGGTGGTCTTGCTGGGCCAGGTGGGCCCCTGGAGTCGGGTGCTGGCGGCGAGTTTGGGGGCCGCCTTGGTGTTGGGATTGGTCATGCTGATAGCTGGGAAGGTTCGCAATCGGGAACGGCTGCTGTTGTTGGGGTTGATGTTTGGTTATGGGGTGAACTCCCTGGTGACGATTTTGCTGCATTTTAGTTCTCGGGAGCGGATTCAAGCCTATTTGACCTGGACCTTTGGGAGTTTTGCGGGGATTCCTTGGGAACGGATGACGCTTTTTGTGGGGGTTGTGCTTTTGGGGTTGCTGTTGGCCCTTGGCTTGGCCAAGTCTCTGAGTTTATTGCTGTTGGGAGATATGGCGGCTATTGGCTTGGGGTTACGGCTACAACAGGTTCAGTGGCTGACTCTGGTGAGTACGGCAATTTTGGCGGGAACGGTGACGGCGTTTTGTGGGCCGATTGCTTTTTTGGGGGTTGCGGTCCCTCATTTGGCTCGTTCTCTGTGGAATACGTCCAATCTGTTGCGGTTACTTCCAGCGGTGATGCTATTGGGGGCGATGTTAGCTCTATTGGCGGATTGGTTGGCTCAGGTTCCGGGTCAGGATATTGTTTTACCCTTGAATGCGGTCATGGCGATGATTGGGGCCCCGATTGTCATTCATGCCATTCTGCAACGGGGTGGGAATCTAGGCTAA
- a CDS encoding phosphodiesterase has protein sequence MVLKIAQITDTHLFADRKTAMRGLVTWDSLGTVVAEVQAWNPDILLLTGDLAHRGEPQAYQHLIERIAPLHLPTYYIPGNHDELDILNQQFQNSPFLGDKVLQRQGWQVLLLDSTLATAQSGEGYLSEAQLEALEQSLTACSKPTVLVLHHHPVPMGIDWLDTIGVQNNQAFLDYLTRFPQVKLVLFGHVHLEFEEQYQGIQFYGTPSTCKQVLRDGASEQEAYPGFRGLRLFEDGTYQTEVIRSYPR, from the coding sequence ATGGTTCTCAAAATTGCTCAAATCACTGATACTCATCTCTTTGCTGACCGCAAAACGGCGATGCGTGGCTTAGTGACCTGGGACTCACTCGGGACTGTAGTGGCAGAGGTCCAGGCTTGGAATCCGGATATTCTTCTCCTAACGGGAGATTTAGCTCATCGGGGAGAACCCCAAGCCTATCAACATCTGATTGAACGCATTGCACCGCTGCATCTGCCAACGTACTATATTCCGGGAAATCACGATGAGCTGGATATCTTAAATCAGCAATTTCAAAACTCGCCCTTTTTGGGGGATAAGGTCTTGCAAAGGCAGGGTTGGCAGGTGTTGCTACTCGACTCAACCTTAGCCACGGCTCAATCCGGAGAAGGCTATCTCAGTGAGGCTCAACTCGAAGCATTAGAGCAATCTTTAACTGCCTGTTCTAAGCCAACCGTTCTAGTTTTACATCATCATCCCGTCCCCATGGGAATTGATTGGCTCGACACCATTGGCGTGCAAAATAATCAAGCCTTTCTTGACTATTTAACTCGCTTTCCTCAGGTGAAACTCGTCCTCTTTGGTCATGTCCATTTAGAGTTCGAGGAACAGTATCAGGGCATTCAGTTTTATGGGACCCCTTCGACCTGTAAACAAGTTCTGCGGGATGGAGCGAGTGAACAAGAGGCGTATCCAGGATTTCGGGGCTTGAGGTTGTTTGAGGATGGAACCTATCAGACTGAGGTGATTCGCTCATATCCTCGTTAA
- a CDS encoding ABC transporter substrate-binding protein, with product MIGLSLTACVQNSNSPELQGSLHPDCVEEFDPNQDYFPDKLQVEFATGVEVDYYSHYKRVTLSSPYPEATDSIEYVLLHCGTPVPDDVGEATVIEVPVQSVVVLSTTYLPHFAALDRVDTLVGISDTTIAQTPAVVERVKQQKIRDVSRNQVVNVEAILNLNPDIVITFDAGGSSSDTVLMLENAGLQVVLNSEYLEMSPLGRAEWLKFTALFLNQEAKAREVFEEIRRDYQDLTQRVAEVISETNSRPTVFTGFSSTNTWYVPGGNSYAAQFLRDAGADYLWDDLSSQWTVPLDFEVVYQRARDADFWLNVNANWRTRADVIDDDPRYGNFAAWQGDRIYNNTKRVNDFGGNDYWETGILYPNLILADLVQIFHPDLFPDGEKTFYQKLD from the coding sequence TTGATTGGACTGAGCTTAACGGCTTGTGTTCAAAACTCGAATTCTCCAGAACTTCAGGGTTCATTGCACCCAGATTGTGTGGAGGAGTTTGACCCCAATCAGGATTATTTTCCGGATAAACTTCAGGTAGAGTTTGCAACTGGGGTTGAGGTGGACTATTACAGTCATTATAAACGGGTTACTCTTTCCTCTCCCTATCCTGAGGCGACGGACTCGATTGAGTATGTTTTGCTTCACTGTGGAACCCCTGTTCCTGATGATGTTGGTGAGGCGACGGTGATTGAGGTTCCGGTGCAATCGGTGGTGGTGTTATCCACTACCTATTTACCCCATTTTGCGGCGTTAGACCGGGTTGATACCCTGGTGGGTATAAGTGATACGACGATTGCTCAAACTCCGGCGGTGGTGGAACGGGTGAAACAGCAAAAGATTCGAGATGTGAGCCGCAATCAAGTGGTTAATGTTGAGGCAATTCTCAATCTTAATCCTGATATCGTGATTACGTTTGATGCTGGGGGGTCGAGTTCGGATACGGTGCTAATGTTGGAGAATGCTGGCTTACAGGTCGTCCTGAATTCTGAGTATTTGGAAATGTCTCCTCTGGGACGTGCAGAATGGCTGAAGTTTACGGCGTTATTTCTGAATCAAGAGGCTAAAGCAAGAGAGGTCTTTGAAGAGATTCGCCGGGATTATCAAGATTTGACTCAACGGGTGGCTGAGGTGATTTCTGAGACAAATTCTCGTCCGACTGTGTTTACAGGCTTTAGTTCCACCAATACTTGGTATGTTCCCGGTGGAAACAGTTATGCGGCTCAGTTTCTCCGCGATGCCGGGGCGGATTATCTGTGGGACGACCTCTCCAGTCAATGGACGGTTCCTCTGGATTTTGAGGTGGTCTATCAACGGGCAAGAGATGCAGATTTTTGGTTAAATGTCAATGCAAATTGGCGAACCCGTGCCGATGTGATTGACGATGACCCGCGCTATGGCAATTTTGCCGCTTGGCAGGGCGATCGCATCTATAATAATACGAAACGAGTCAATGACTTTGGCGGCAATGACTATTGGGAAACCGGTATCCTTTACCCCAATTTAATTCTTGCTGACTTGGTGCAAATTTTTCACCCGGATTTATTTCCCGATGGGGAGAAAACCTTTTATCAAAAACTCGACTAA
- a CDS encoding (2Fe-2S) ferredoxin domain-containing protein produces MTNFQPWVTPLNRKTTEATLQGGTLEYEDFPISSDVTGPLLYDLFQNHWSEIGVGHVVQGSVLELELTAPPKTCLLYDGYLTVVTEGWHLHLCLEEHLGGPHCKTPPALRQQRRLSRGALYRRFNEAGQPRSWGIQFWNGEGERMMNLFLPNPLLGEDEDVLPEGKPLLEKLALYDELRSIYILGERPIPFSKNPLKRPYLAVCRSSRCNPSRKWEPVFEALQTAVEEAGLDVTVRTAGCLEVCQLGPVVFYSGDRTWYSRVKPEVACQIVSEHLVEGTPVTEHLYPPQS; encoded by the coding sequence ATGACCAATTTTCAGCCTTGGGTCACTCCCCTCAACCGTAAAACCACAGAAGCCACTCTTCAAGGAGGAACCCTAGAATATGAGGATTTTCCCATTTCCAGTGATGTCACCGGTCCTTTATTATATGACCTATTTCAGAATCACTGGTCGGAAATTGGCGTCGGTCATGTGGTTCAGGGGAGTGTTTTAGAATTGGAACTGACGGCCCCGCCTAAAACCTGTTTGTTGTATGACGGCTATCTAACCGTTGTCACGGAAGGATGGCACTTACATCTATGTTTAGAAGAGCATCTCGGGGGTCCTCATTGTAAAACTCCTCCAGCCTTGCGACAACAGCGTCGTTTAAGTCGGGGGGCTTTATATCGCCGGTTCAATGAGGCGGGCCAGCCTCGAAGTTGGGGAATTCAGTTCTGGAATGGGGAGGGAGAACGGATGATGAATTTGTTTTTACCCAATCCCTTACTGGGTGAGGATGAGGATGTGCTACCGGAGGGGAAACCTCTGTTAGAAAAGTTGGCGCTTTATGATGAGTTGCGCTCGATTTATATTTTAGGAGAACGTCCAATTCCCTTTAGCAAAAATCCCCTCAAACGTCCCTATTTAGCGGTGTGTCGCTCAAGTCGTTGTAATCCTTCCCGCAAGTGGGAGCCGGTGTTTGAGGCTTTGCAAACGGCTGTGGAGGAGGCGGGATTGGATGTGACGGTTCGCACGGCGGGATGTTTGGAGGTTTGTCAGTTGGGGCCGGTGGTGTTCTATTCGGGGGATAGAACTTGGTACAGTCGCGTGAAACCGGAGGTGGCTTGTCAAATTGTCTCTGAGCATTTAGTTGAAGGAACGCCTGTTACGGAACATTTGTATCCTCCGCAGTCGTAA
- a CDS encoding TonB-dependent receptor: MKYLPLSLVFFLLLAAPTLANPDPDEDSSTEEDPPVEEVEDPEEVEIFIQRILRQPVFGPFRQDRPLRDSSRPIYVVPREQIDVQGSTTVQDALRFVPGILSDGTSGGQLGSVSSQFMRGGNSSQTLILLNGRPINDLGSSGGFDLSSFTTNFIERLEVLPGGSSTLYGSSAVGGTLNIVSQSPTEEPEVVIGTEVGSFGYNQQAIQSRGTAGDFGWVIGYNRTFSRNDFPFDLGTVDVSGTRDNAEANYNNINLTLAANLGDRNRLTFTGLYLSRDIGVPGGVPTKPGSTGEFNRLSPRARQYTEDWLLDLLWESQLNPENTSNLTARIYSDILDSTFRDPEASRSNLDRNSFGLQVQHNWQLTDTQTLTYGIDFRTISSENRTFNFASGESTENYNSRIDNGAAFARYEVDLADNLSLNLGLRQEFNSLENGSFTSPAVGILWNLSDRTALRANYARSFKSPLISELEGLAAFSVAPNPNLRPERGHSFDIGLDQQLGDIGLFRVTLFANQISELIAFQFGTPSTNINIGKVEALGVEAALDIQLAQNVFAFANLTLNNTQILRDNNPAVEGNRLSFRDADVFNIGVAYATPDGWYAGLFLRNLSNFFTNNTNTERLPGYTTLDLKLQAPIHENLRLNASVNNIFDERYEVFPGFPGLSRSFQAGIRYSF, from the coding sequence ATGAAATATCTTCCCCTGTCCCTTGTTTTCTTCCTCCTGCTTGCCGCTCCCACCCTCGCCAACCCCGACCCTGATGAGGACTCCTCCACAGAAGAAGACCCTCCTGTCGAAGAAGTCGAAGACCCTGAAGAAGTGGAAATCTTCATTCAACGTATCCTACGCCAACCGGTTTTTGGTCCCTTTCGCCAAGACCGACCCCTACGAGATTCCTCCCGTCCCATCTATGTCGTTCCTCGGGAGCAAATTGACGTCCAAGGGTCTACCACCGTCCAAGACGCACTGCGATTTGTCCCCGGAATCCTTAGCGATGGAACCAGTGGCGGTCAACTCGGGTCCGTCAGTTCCCAATTTATGCGCGGGGGAAACTCCTCCCAAACTCTGATTCTCCTCAACGGACGACCGATTAATGACCTAGGCTCCTCCGGAGGCTTTGACCTCTCCTCCTTTACCACCAATTTTATTGAACGCCTAGAAGTTCTCCCTGGGGGAAGTTCCACCCTCTATGGGTCTAGCGCCGTCGGGGGAACCCTCAACATCGTCAGCCAATCCCCAACGGAAGAACCGGAAGTGGTTATTGGGACTGAGGTTGGCAGTTTTGGCTACAATCAACAAGCCATTCAAAGTCGGGGAACCGCCGGAGACTTCGGCTGGGTAATTGGCTATAACCGCACCTTCTCCCGCAATGACTTTCCCTTTGACCTGGGAACCGTCGATGTCTCAGGAACCCGCGACAATGCTGAGGCTAACTATAACAACATCAACCTCACCCTAGCCGCTAACTTGGGCGATCGCAACCGTCTCACCTTCACCGGCCTCTACCTCAGCCGAGATATCGGCGTTCCCGGCGGCGTTCCCACAAAACCCGGAAGTACCGGAGAATTTAACCGACTCAGTCCCCGAGCCAGACAATATACAGAAGACTGGCTACTCGACCTACTCTGGGAATCCCAACTTAACCCCGAGAACACCTCCAATCTCACGGCCCGCATCTACAGTGATATCCTCGACTCCACCTTCCGCGACCCCGAAGCCAGCCGCAGTAACCTTGACCGCAATAGTTTCGGTCTGCAAGTTCAACATAACTGGCAACTAACCGATACCCAAACCCTCACCTACGGCATCGATTTTCGCACCATTTCCTCAGAAAACCGAACCTTCAACTTCGCCAGCGGTGAAAGTACCGAAAACTACAACAGTCGCATCGACAATGGTGCCGCCTTCGCTCGTTATGAGGTTGACCTCGCCGATAATCTCAGTCTCAACTTAGGGTTGCGCCAAGAATTTAATAGCCTGGAAAATGGCTCCTTCACCTCCCCCGCTGTCGGCATCCTTTGGAACCTCAGTGACCGCACAGCTCTGCGTGCCAACTATGCCCGAAGTTTCAAATCTCCCCTCATTTCTGAACTTGAAGGTCTCGCCGCCTTTTCCGTTGCCCCCAATCCCAATCTACGACCGGAACGCGGTCATAGTTTCGACATCGGACTTGACCAACAACTCGGTGATATTGGCTTATTTCGCGTAACCCTTTTTGCTAACCAAATCTCAGAACTGATTGCGTTTCAATTTGGCACCCCCAGCACCAATATCAACATCGGAAAAGTGGAAGCTTTAGGGGTCGAAGCCGCCTTAGATATTCAACTCGCTCAGAATGTCTTTGCCTTTGCCAACCTCACCTTAAACAATACCCAAATTTTGCGAGATAACAACCCTGCCGTGGAAGGCAATCGCCTCAGTTTTCGGGATGCCGATGTTTTTAATATCGGAGTCGCCTATGCTACCCCCGATGGCTGGTATGCTGGGCTATTTCTCCGTAATCTAAGCAACTTTTTTACAAACAACACCAACACAGAACGGCTGCCAGGATATACCACGTTAGACCTAAAATTACAAGCCCCCATCCATGAAAATTTACGGCTCAATGCCAGCGTCAATAACATCTTTGATGAACGCTATGAAGTCTTTCCCGGCTTTCCAGGATTAAGTCGAAGCTTTCAAGCCGGAATTCGTTACAGCTTCTAA
- the cbiD gene encoding cobalt-precorrin-5B (C(1))-methyltransferase CbiD, whose amino-acid sequence MENSGYTLPVFAVAAAKAALLHLQQRQSPQTVELDLLPGDAEIPIEQVAVLDHNRALAITRSDPGGNLDLTRNTPIWADVTLDPFSGESLSLVGGEGIGKTEQGQAAIYHYARSLAETNLRELIPQGKTLRVAIILPEGRQLAKRTSNEAFGVLEGLSLLGTHGIAQPHTAIESLNHAKTRLQDIAKQQSDLIFCIGSNGLQVAERLQLPKTAIVQVGNWLGALLVEAGLRQVRSVLLLGYHGKLVKLAGKIFNTSSHIADGKLEILAAALAQHTDDVKLIRGILDCPTMAKAYQYLEQENLADRVFQDLCDRIRQNSQAYVQKYADTQLEIGVILFERQGVIVAESAIAPQLIARHRP is encoded by the coding sequence ATGGAAAACTCCGGTTACACCCTCCCCGTATTTGCCGTCGCCGCCGCCAAAGCCGCCCTACTCCACCTGCAACAACGCCAATCTCCCCAAACCGTGGAACTCGACCTCCTTCCCGGTGACGCGGAAATCCCCATTGAACAAGTGGCCGTCCTCGACCACAACCGGGCCTTAGCCATTACCCGCAGTGACCCCGGTGGGAACCTCGACTTAACCCGCAATACCCCCATTTGGGCCGATGTGACCCTAGACCCCTTTTCCGGCGAATCTCTTTCCTTAGTCGGAGGAGAAGGAATTGGTAAAACTGAACAAGGACAGGCCGCCATTTATCATTATGCACGTTCTTTAGCTGAAACAAATCTCCGAGAGTTGATTCCCCAAGGAAAAACCCTGCGCGTTGCTATTATTCTCCCCGAAGGACGACAGCTTGCTAAGCGAACCTCCAATGAAGCTTTTGGCGTGTTAGAAGGATTATCCCTCCTGGGAACTCATGGCATTGCTCAACCTCATACCGCGATTGAAAGTCTGAACCATGCTAAAACTCGACTTCAGGACATCGCTAAACAGCAATCCGATTTGATTTTCTGTATTGGGAGTAATGGCTTACAGGTAGCCGAACGCCTGCAATTGCCCAAAACGGCTATTGTCCAAGTGGGAAACTGGCTGGGGGCCCTATTGGTAGAAGCTGGATTGCGTCAGGTTCGTTCAGTGTTGTTACTGGGCTATCATGGAAAGTTGGTGAAATTGGCGGGCAAGATTTTTAATACTTCTAGCCATATTGCTGATGGTAAATTGGAAATTTTAGCCGCAGCTTTAGCACAACATACTGATGATGTCAAGCTTATTCGTGGGATTTTGGACTGCCCGACGATGGCTAAAGCCTATCAGTATTTAGAGCAAGAAAACTTAGCGGATAGGGTATTTCAAGACTTGTGCGATCGCATCCGCCAAAATTCCCAAGCCTACGTGCAAAAATATGCCGATACCCAGTTAGAAATTGGCGTCATTCTCTTTGAACGCCAGGGTGTGATTGTCGCCGAAAGTGCGATCGCCCCCCAACTCATCGCCCGACATCGACCCTAG
- the larE gene encoding ATP-dependent sacrificial sulfur transferase LarE, which produces MVMQKLDRLQDLLQTMDRALIAYSGGIDSTLVAKVAYDVLGDRALAITAISPSLLPEDLEDARIQAATIGIAHEEVYTQEMENPDYTSNPVNRCYFCKSELHDTLKPLALQQGYPYVVDGVNADDLQDYRPGIQAAKERGARSPLAEVGISKVEVRQLSQHLGLPWWDKPSQPCLSSRFPYGEEITVEKLRRVGRAEVYLRGLGWPNLRVRSQGDTARIELPPESIQDFVLKSNLAQIVAKLQELGFLFVTLDLEGYQSGKLNRVLERQAVTV; this is translated from the coding sequence ATGGTAATGCAAAAACTCGATCGCCTCCAAGACCTCTTACAAACCATGGATCGGGCTTTAATTGCCTATTCCGGCGGCATTGATTCGACGCTTGTGGCCAAAGTCGCCTATGATGTACTCGGCGATCGCGCCCTGGCCATCACCGCCATCTCCCCCTCCCTTCTCCCCGAAGACCTCGAAGATGCCCGGATTCAAGCGGCGACCATCGGCATTGCCCATGAGGAGGTCTACACCCAGGAGATGGAGAACCCCGACTACACCAGCAACCCGGTCAATCGCTGCTACTTCTGCAAAAGTGAACTCCATGATACCCTCAAACCCCTAGCCCTCCAACAGGGGTATCCCTACGTCGTCGACGGTGTCAACGCCGATGACTTGCAAGATTATCGCCCCGGAATCCAAGCTGCTAAAGAACGGGGTGCGCGATCGCCCCTCGCGGAAGTGGGAATCAGCAAAGTCGAAGTCCGTCAACTCTCCCAACATCTGGGACTTCCCTGGTGGGATAAACCCTCCCAACCCTGTCTCTCCTCCCGCTTCCCCTATGGCGAAGAAATCACCGTCGAGAAACTGCGGCGTGTCGGACGGGCGGAAGTCTATCTACGAGGATTGGGATGGCCCAACCTACGAGTTCGCTCTCAAGGGGATACTGCCCGCATTGAACTCCCCCCCGAGTCGATTCAAGATTTCGTTCTCAAGAGCAACTTAGCCCAAATCGTGGCTAAGCTGCAAGAGTTAGGATTTCTCTTTGTCACCCTGGATCTCGAAGGCTATCAAAGTGGCAAGCTCAACCGTGTCCTAGAGCGTCAAGCGGTGACGGTTTAG
- the rpiA gene encoding ribose-5-phosphate isomerase RpiA: MSDDAVTLMKQQVGKAAADRVQSGTIVGLGTGSTTAYAIQYIGERLQKGELKDIKGIPTSFQASVLAKKYGIPLTSLDEVDRIDVAIDGADEVDPQKQLIKGGGAAHTREKIVDSLAEQFIVVVDSSKLVDKLGLGFLLPVEVIPMAMTPVMRAIEGLGGEPTLRMGVKKAGPVVTDEGNLVIDVKFANGIENPADLEKTLNNIPGVLENGLFVDTADVILVGEVKDGQPSVREV, from the coding sequence ATGAGTGATGATGCCGTCACCCTAATGAAACAACAGGTGGGGAAAGCCGCCGCCGATCGCGTACAATCAGGAACCATCGTTGGACTCGGAACCGGCTCAACCACCGCCTATGCCATTCAATATATTGGCGAACGGCTGCAAAAGGGGGAACTCAAGGATATTAAAGGGATTCCCACCTCCTTCCAAGCCTCAGTGTTGGCCAAGAAATACGGGATTCCCCTCACCAGTCTTGATGAAGTCGATCGCATTGATGTGGCCATCGATGGTGCAGATGAAGTTGATCCTCAAAAACAACTGATTAAAGGCGGCGGCGCGGCCCACACTCGTGAGAAAATTGTCGACTCCCTCGCTGAACAATTTATCGTCGTGGTGGACTCCTCTAAGTTGGTGGATAAGTTAGGCTTAGGCTTCTTGCTTCCCGTGGAAGTCATCCCCATGGCCATGACGCCGGTGATGCGGGCCATTGAGGGCCTCGGCGGTGAACCCACGTTGCGGATGGGAGTCAAGAAAGCTGGCCCCGTCGTTACCGATGAGGGAAATCTGGTGATTGATGTCAAGTTCGCCAATGGGATTGAGAATCCGGCCGACTTGGAGAAAACGCTCAACAATATCCCTGGGGTTCTGGAAAATGGCCTATTCGTCGACACCGCCGATGTGATTCTCGTCGGCGAGGTGAAAGACGGCCAGCCTAGCGTTCGCGAGGTGTAG
- a CDS encoding peroxiredoxin encodes MTLQLGDIAPDFTQDSSEGTINFHDWAGDSWVVLFSHPADYTPVCTTELGEVAKLKGEFEKRNAKVIALSVDDSDSHKGWIGDIEETQGTAVNYPILADADRKVSDLYGMIHPKADANVTVRTVFVIDPNKKLRLTITYPPSTGRNFQEILRVIDSLQLTDNYQVATPVNWTDGDDCVVSPKIATEDAKKQFPKGVEEIKPYLRMTPQPNK; translated from the coding sequence ATGACCTTACAACTCGGAGACATCGCCCCCGACTTCACCCAGGATTCCTCTGAAGGAACCATCAACTTCCACGATTGGGCCGGCGATAGCTGGGTAGTCTTATTCTCCCACCCCGCCGACTACACCCCCGTTTGCACCACCGAACTGGGGGAAGTCGCCAAACTCAAAGGAGAATTTGAGAAACGCAACGCCAAAGTCATCGCCCTCAGCGTCGATGACAGCGACTCTCACAAAGGCTGGATTGGTGACATCGAAGAAACCCAAGGAACCGCCGTCAACTATCCCATTTTAGCCGACGCAGACCGCAAAGTCTCGGATCTTTACGGGATGATTCACCCCAAAGCCGATGCAAACGTCACAGTTCGGACGGTGTTTGTTATCGATCCTAACAAAAAACTGCGTCTAACCATTACCTATCCCCCCAGTACCGGACGCAATTTCCAAGAAATCCTGCGTGTCATCGATTCCCTGCAACTGACGGACAACTATCAAGTGGCCACCCCCGTCAACTGGACTGATGGCGATGATTGCGTGGTTTCCCCCAAAATCGCCACGGAAGATGCCAAAAAACAATTTCCTAAAGGCGTCGAAGAAATCAAACCCTATCTGCGCATGACTCCCCAACCCAACAAATAA